A region of the Arachis hypogaea cultivar Tifrunner chromosome 15, arahy.Tifrunner.gnm2.J5K5, whole genome shotgun sequence genome:
GAGGCAGATGCAGCTTGAAGCTAACCAAACAAAAGGACAGTTGCTGTTGCTTAAGCAGCAAGTTTCTGGTCTTCAGCTGAAAGAAGAAGACGCGGTGAGAAAAGATGCAGAAATTGAGAAGAAACTCAAAGCTGCGAACGATTTAGAGGTCCAAGTGGTGGAGCTTAAGAGAAGAAACAAAGAGCTTCAACATGAGAAGCGAGAATTGACCGTTAAACTCAATACGGCCGAATCCAAAGTCGCTGAGCTCTCGACTATGACAGAGGTTAGAGTCCTAAAGATACAGCTTCATATTTTTGAAGCTTTGAATCACCAAAACCTAAGAACTCCCAGCTGAAAGCACCCGAAATATCAATGAAAATCAATCATGCACAATTACAtgtctgttttgtttgtgttgTCTTGAACTATGCCCCTTACAGAAAATCAATACTGGTGTGTCACGTCAAATAGTGGTGGGTATGTATACGCTAAAATCAACTACCAAATCTACCACTCATGTAGAATATGtgttgaaatacaaaatattacattgaaaatgagttaaacaacACATGTTATAACTGATTTGGTAGCTGAATTTTAGTATACACATATCATTTTTGTAGATTAAAAtagccatttttttattttactggaCCAAAAGCACAAAATGAAAATATAGGaaccaaaatataaaagaaataataGTTAAGCCAAAATGTAATGTTTAAATTCATTTCTTCCTTCTGCACTTTATTGGACTATGTTTCATCAATGTTGATCTTATTATTTAACGAAACATATAATATTTCAGAAGAAAGTTCCTTTGAAAAGCTATGTAAATTCGTTGAAATCTTCTATTGTGAAGGTTGCATAAGTGTTTCGTGAAAATGTTGAATTAAATCGAATATGTTTTAGTCGTTTTTATGATGAGTGTAACCTTATTTTCAAGAACGTTACCTGCAGAGTGAAATGGTGGCCAAGGTAAAAGAAGAGGTGAACAAAGTGAGGCATGCAAATGAAGATCTTCTAAAGCAAGTAGAAGGACTTCAGATAAATAGGTTCAGTGAAGTAGAAGAGCTGGTATACCTTCGTTGGGTTAACGCGTGCTTGAGATATGAGCTCAGGAACTATCAAGCACCCCAAGGAAAAGTATCGGCTCGCGACCTCAGCAAAAGCCTCAGCCCGAAATCACAAGAGAAGGCTAAGCAGCTAATGCTAGAATACGCCGGCGGATCAGAACGCGGCCAAGGCGACACTGATCTAGACAGCAACTTCTCCCATCCTTCTTCCCCAGGAAGCGAAGATTTCGACAACACCTCAATTGATAGCTCTACTAGCAAATATAGTAGCCTTAGCAAGAAAGCTGGCTTGATGCAGAAGTTGAAGAAATGGGGTAAGACCAAAGATGATAGTAGTACTCTTTCCTCGCCGGCTCGATCTCTTTCGGAAAATTCTCCAAGAAGGATGAGTATGGGAGTTAAGCCGAGGGGTCCGCTGGAGAGCTTGATGTTGCGAAACGCAGGCGATAGTGTAGCCATCACTACATTTGGGCTAAGGGATCAGGAAAATAATCCTGATTCTCCTGGAACTCCAAACAATAATGATTCCCTGAATTCTGTTGCAACGTCATTCCAGTTGATGTCTAAGTCAGTAGTTGAGGGATCAATGGAGGAGAAGTATCCGGCGTATAAAGACCGGCACAAATTGGCGTTAGCCAGGGAGAAACAGATCAAAGAAAAAGCTGACAAAGCAAGAGCACAAAAATTTGGCGATAACTCAAGTTTGAGTGGTATGAGCAAAGAGAGGTCTATAACTCTGCCACCGAAACTAACTCAAATAAAGGAGAAGACAATTGTTGCTGGCAGTACCAATGATCAATCTGAAGATGGTAAGAGCGTTGACACACAAAGCATTAGCAAGATGAAGCTTGCAGAGATTGAGAAAAGGCCTACTAGGATACCTCGGCCACCTCCTAAACCAGCCTGTCGTCTTCCGAGTGGCACAAAGCTGACTCCTTCTAACGGAGTACCATCTGCTccgcctcttcctcctcctcctccaggTGCTCCACTGCCACCACCGCCACCTCCTCCACCAGGAAGCATATCGAGAGGAGCAATGGATGGCGACAAAGTTCACCGAGCTCCAGAGCTAGTCGAATTTTATCAAACATTAATGAAAAGAGAGGCAAAGAAGGATACTTCATCACTGTTAGCTTCTTCAACAAGTAATGCGTCTGATGCAAGGAGCAACATGATTGGTGAAATTGAGAACAGATCATCATTCCTCTTAGCTGTATGTTCAAGGAttgtttcttttaaatttttaatctctTTTGCTACTTTCTTATTGAAGTCAGAAcagattttgaaattttgttttttgGGATATAGGTCAAAGCTGATGTAGAATCGCAAGGTGATTTTGTCATGTCCTTGGCAACTGAAGTTCGAGCAGCATCGTTTTCCGAAATCGAAGACCTTGTTGCCTTTGTGAACTGGCTAGATGAGGAACTTTCCTTCCTGGTATACATATAATGTGTCATTGCAGCATCAAGAATTAATAGAGAAAGTACAAGGAACAACTTCTTGTTAGCCGATATTAATCAACTTTAGGTTTAGgtttataatttaggatttagagtttagaatttaagattaacaaaataattataaaaaaattggctAATTTTGGCGGAAAAAAGTCGGTTCTCTATCATTACTCGAATTAATATTAGGCCCCGTAAAACCACTACATGGAAATAATCATGCAGCATGATATATCACTTTCTTATTAACTCTTTTTATGTGTTATGCCAAGGTTGATGAACGAGCTGTGCTGAAGCACTTTGATTGGCCTGAAGGGAAAGCCGATGCACTAAGGGAAGCAGCATTTGAATATCAGGATCTGATGAAATTGGAGAATAAAGTCTCAACCTTTGTCGATGATCCCAAACTCTCGTGCGAAGCGGCTCTAAAGAAGATGTATTCTTTGCTTGAGAAGTATGCATCTTTCTGAGAtgaatcaattcaaatcaatcttGCTTGAAAACTGAATGTTTTGTTATTGTCCCTTCAGAGTTGAAcaaagtgtatatgcactcttaCGCACAAGAGATATGGCTATTTCGCGGTACAGGGAATTTGGTATCCCTGTAAACTGGCTCATGGATTCTGGAGTGGTGGGCAAGGTATGTTAGCTAGTCTCTGTTGTAGTTCACAGTTCATGCAATATGTAGGGTTGCAATGTGCACATTGCTATTATAGTTAGGGTTATGCTAGCtaactaataattattttaaatcaatcaaataaaaatatactatacttttaaattattcatttaaattttaatattagaataatcattcGTACACCTAGTAAAGTGAATATccaatatatctattgttcacattgtttaatatatttatggaATACATTGCAAGTGTAGCCGTATACAGATTTGCACTATCCGCATAATATTAATctaccaaaaataaataattaacacaTAGGTACATAGAtccttttcaacaaaaataatatttggaAGCTATAATTTGGGTGCCATAACTTACTTTTATTTTGACATTTTTTAatgcattcattttttttattttatatttttaattattattaaaataaataaataattttagatataataaatatataattatagatattacatataaaaaattataaatattaaattaaaaaaataaatttgtattattatctttttattattatttttaaattaatttcttgGTTTGATGGTCGTTTGACACATAACTTAAGTGATAAACATCACATTTGCAGATCAAGCTTTCTTCAGTGCAATTGGCAAAGAAGTACATGAAACGTGTGGCGTCAGAGCTTGATATATTATCTGGACCTGAGAAGGAACCAACAAGAGAGTTTTTGGTACTGCAAGGTGTTCGTTTTGCTTTCCGTGTCCATCAGGTAATCATAGCTTATTTTGTTTCCGTGTTTGTTACTTTGTTTACAACTTTACATGTGCTGAAGAGGTTTATTACATATCGATCAACCTTCtctaaaatatgaaaattaataaaataaaaaaaataagagtctaattattttcaaataaaaatattagatttaatagataatataaattataaatttaataataattaatttttattttattattttagagcATCTTTTTTATTACATACACATTTTTCGTTTAAATaggtgtcaaattttaaaaaaaaaatctaataaactTCTGTTTAATTTACAGGATAAAAATAAACATGTTCTGATTATCGTACTTATTACTTTTggctaaaaaaattattcaatattatCGATTGAAAACAGAATAAATTGAAAACCAGAAAATAACAGTGGTGGGGAAACTCTATTTCAGTTTGCAGGTGGCTTCGATGCAGAGAGCATGAAGGCGTTTGAGGACCTCAGGAGTCGCATCCATACACCTCAAGCAGGTGAAGATATTAAACCAGAAACACAGGATTCTTAGCCCCCATCAGTAGCTGCTTCTCTTACAAAGTTACAAGTGTGACCTTTTAAGCTTtgtatatttcatttttttttcattttcactaGCGATTATACGTATTGGATATTATACTACaaggacaataataataatagtaaagtaTCGGTACTCAATACTTTTGCCTAAAATCAAAATCTTCTTCGatatcttttattttcaaaatttttcttcacatttaataaattttaagatGGTCATTCTCCTAAGAATTTTAATTTCATGACAAATTTACTCTCGAGAGAAATgataattacaaaatttttaaaacagaTCTCCCAACACGCTAACCCCACCCTATTCCCGTCGCCCAAATCACCGCAATTCCAACCCAAACGACCAAATCTAACCCATCAACCCAAAACTATTAGTTAATAATACTCAAACAGATGACGAATtgaataataaaatcaataataaattttCTGCCAAAGGAAACATACTTTAATTGTCTATGAACTTATAAATAAACTTTAAGCGTTTAAACCACGAACAAATAATTTTTGCACCACTTGAAATAGAGATAGCTTAACTGAAATACACAAATAAATTTGTACTAATATATTTTAAGAGTTTGCAAACAAATTCTAAGCAGTTATATgaaattgtaatttaattttcacattacaaaaaaaataagctTTTGTCACACTTTAAATGTGTCAAAAAGTGAGAAAAAAATATAGCCACAGCTTGTGGCTACGATTTTTTAGCTACCGCCACATTGCAAGGGTCACATATGTGAGTGTGTCGGTTTttctattggcacgcttttatTGAGCTATGCCCATGTTTACTTTGTTGCCTCACCATTAACTATTGCCACACTTTAAAAGTGTAGCTTTATGTATAATCCTATAGTAACGTTTTCTAAACATGTTTTCTGATGGACATACAACTACACTTTCTTAAACGTATTTAAATTTGAACTATGGCCATACTTCTTAATTCGTGTGCCTATATAAACTTATtaccatgcttttaaagcgtggctatattcttatcaaattaaaaaaaattgttttagatattttttttttagatttttctaacACAAAATAAACCTGtttccatacaaaataaatataaatttaatcaaGACAAACTTTCATCTAATTTTCAGTTGAAATCAAACTTGTATTAGAACATTAAtagtatttcaaaaaataaacaagttcatcatgttatcaaactaaaagaaaagtactaaaAACAACAAagtcaattcaaaacataaacacaaGTGTATTGATACATCATGTTCAACCATCCTAAAAAATCAGCTATAATCTTTTGTCATCTTCATCCTCGTCATCATCATAGCCCTCATCCAACTCATCCAAAACATATTGAACACACACtgcaaaagaataaaaaaaaaagaacatgacATCAAGGAACACATATTCACGATAAcattattgtaacaccctaccacacagagtcttatgcttaagtcataaaatagaggtggtgaggtattacgacatctaaaagtaaaattatatatatataattgaaaaagatttatatctaggagcctttgaaggaaaattaaaacaaaagcgTTAAACGAtaaagcgcaacactcacgtCAACGTTAGCGGTAAACGTAAACCGAGGAGGATAAGAATAAAGCAACACTTAATTATATCTAACATAAGAGGAGAGTTCCAAGATACAGATAACTAAGCTTCTGACTTAGCTCGCGAAGTTATAACCGGCCaaagcatatatatacatatatacatacattcaAAAGGAACCCAAAAGACCCAAAATATAGTTTACAAAACCTGTTTTCTccaaatcaacctctaagagggacaagcATCATATACATAAGGggtggagataataagtatctacaTAAGCCAAAAATAAGTCCCAAAATACAAAAGTCTTCGCTGTGagaagcttccagcatgcctcagcgaggtgtCTCACGTCCTGCatatgaaaaccacaaaatatgtatgggatgagaaccagaggttctcaggcatggtaacagtgcccacatctctaacatataatgtctcGAGAAAGCCgaaggcgatcctagaacttTTGACAtataatttaatcttataatataactaaaccaaaaataaattaggCAACTAACTAGAATCATTTTTTTCAAACACAATTATTACATGCAAGGAAATCCCAATTAGGATTCAGGTACAAGAGATAAACAGGTAGCAAGTAGTTTAtgcaatcaattaggcattccaaacaaaaCATACCaagtaaatacatatatatagatgcatatgatgcatgcctgtcttatGACTGataagtctcatctgtcggttatatagccaacccgacaagtcctggtagctaaccattggactttGCCTTTGTCtcgcatctccaaacctcaattCATAAACATTCATAATCATATAACACACATTGTTGTATATCCACGGGGCAAGCTCACCGAAGAGGTctaagtgtccggccacacttacgacataggatcagcagagtatcgagtctcaacctggagcacgtggtggcaagccactactttcacccaggaaaactcgtatctcagatatttggaagtgcaacaatcatataatcaatcaataatcatgtattcataatcagccataattcattatcaata
Encoded here:
- the LOC112750519 gene encoding protein CHUP1, chloroplastic, with product MIVRLGLVVAASLAAYTVKQLNVKGSKSEHGEARSRKRPGEGKEAELDKKDEEEEEKEEVKRISSIINRANDFEDDILPEFEHLLSGEIEFPVRGEKDTVYELEMANNASELDRLRMLVKELEEREVKLEGELLEYYGLKEQESDIVELQRQLKIKTVEIDMLNIKINSLQAERKKLQEELANGGSSAKRELEVARNKIKELQRQMQLEANQTKGQLLLLKQQVSGLQLKEEDAVRKDAEIEKKLKAANDLEVQVVELKRRNKELQHEKRELTVKLNTAESKVAELSTMTESEMVAKVKEEVNKVRHANEDLLKQVEGLQINRFSEVEELVYLRWVNACLRYELRNYQAPQGKVSARDLSKSLSPKSQEKAKQLMLEYAGGSERGQGDTDLDSNFSHPSSPGSEDFDNTSIDSSTSKYSSLSKKAGLMQKLKKWGKTKDDSSTLSSPARSLSENSPRRMSMGVKPRGPLESLMLRNAGDSVAITTFGLRDQENNPDSPGTPNNNDSLNSVATSFQLMSKSVVEGSMEEKYPAYKDRHKLALAREKQIKEKADKARAQKFGDNSSLSGMSKERSITLPPKLTQIKEKTIVAGSTNDQSEDGKSVDTQSISKMKLAEIEKRPTRIPRPPPKPACRLPSGTKLTPSNGVPSAPPLPPPPPGAPLPPPPPPPPGSISRGAMDGDKVHRAPELVEFYQTLMKREAKKDTSSLLASSTSNASDARSNMIGEIENRSSFLLAVKADVESQGDFVMSLATEVRAASFSEIEDLVAFVNWLDEELSFLVDERAVLKHFDWPEGKADALREAAFEYQDLMKLENKVSTFVDDPKLSCEAALKKMYSLLEKVEQSVYALLRTRDMAISRYREFGIPVNWLMDSGVVGKIKLSSVQLAKKYMKRVASELDILSGPEKEPTREFLVLQGVRFAFRVHQFAGGFDAESMKAFEDLRSRIHTPQAGEDIKPETQDS